A part of Carettochelys insculpta isolate YL-2023 chromosome 1, ASM3395843v1, whole genome shotgun sequence genomic DNA contains:
- the GJA3 gene encoding gap junction alpha-3 protein: MGDWSFLGRLLENAQEHSTVIGKVWLTVLFIFRILVLGAAAEEVWGDEQSDFTCNTQQPGCENVCYDEAFPISHIRFWVLQIIFVSTPTLIYLGHVLHIVRMEEKKKEEELKRQGNSRDSNHEGGVAALGGGGGGSTSNKEPPPKKEKPPIRDERGKIRIGGALLRTYVFNIIFKTLFEVGFIVGQYFLYGFELKPLYRCSRWPCPNSVDCFISRPTEKTIFIIFMLAVACVSLLLNMLEMYHLGWKKLKQGMTNQYGPDPLPTAIAPATIARDAKPVTLPLPSPAVFPAVPPALSDSQAITPLLSSWTVPPYFAEATGRPQPATTTSMAGYSGTAPFSKERYNTATPIPASTPIPTPMQAITSCFNGSSQALAVEQNWANLAVEQQRKPPASSSAASSPYSSTQQPSPKQEEASEQPLPSPPLLLPVPAVNSNSRSTSLSRGSGSKWVADGEEAVTRVWPVSAACTTVEMHEPPPLMDTRRLSRASKSNSSRARSDDLAV, from the coding sequence ATGGGTGACTGGAGCTTTCTGGGGAGACTATTAGAGAATGCACAAGAGCACTCCACGGTTATTGGCAAAGTTTGGCTGACGGTACTATTTATCTTCAGGAtcctggtgctgggggctgctgctgaggAGGTCTGGGGAGACGAACAGTCGGACTTTACATGCAACACGCAGCAACCTGGTTGTGAAAATGTCTGTTATGACGAAGCCTTCCCCATTTCTCACATCCGCTTCTGGGTGCTGCAGATCATTTTTGTCTCCACACCAACCCTCATCTACCTGGGCCACGTGCTGCACATTGTGCGCatggaggagaagaagaaagaggaggagCTCAAAAGACAGGGAAATAGCAGGGACAGCAACCATGAGGGGGGAGTGGCCGCACTAGGTGGCGGTGGAGGAGGTAGCACCAGCAATAAGGAGCCACCCCCAAAGAAGGAGAAGCCACCAATCCGTGACGAGCGGGGTAAAATCCGCATTGGGGGTGCCTTGCTCCGTACCTATGTCTTCAACATCATTTTCAAAACTCTGTTTGAGGTGGGCTTCATCGTGGGCCAGTATTTCCTATATGGCTTTGAACTGAAGCCGCTCTACCGGTGCAGCCGCTGGCCTTGCCCGAACAGTGTAGACTGCTTCATTTCCCGGCCCACTGAAAAGACCATTTTCATCATCTTCATGCTGGCAGTGGCTTGTGTCTCGCTGCTGCTCAACATGCTTGAGATGTaccacctgggatggaagaagctCAAGCAGGGCATGACCAACCAATACGGCCCTGATCCACTCCCTACTGCCATTGCACCAGCTACCATTGCAAGGGACGCCAAACCTGTTACTCTGCCCCTGCCAtcgccagcagtgttccctgctgtCCCACCGGCTCTGTCAGATTCCCAGGCCATCACTCCACTTCTCTCTTCATGGACTGTGCCGCCTTACTTTGCGGAAGCCACTGGCAGGCCACAACCAGCCACCACAACTTCCATGGCTGGCTACTCCGGGACTGCTCCATTCTCCAAGGAGAGATACAATACTGCCACTCCCATTCcagcctccacccccatcccaacaCCTATGCAAGCCATCACCTCCTGCTTcaatggcagcagccaggccctggctgtTGAGCAGAACTGGGCCAATCTGGCTGTtgagcagcagaggaagccaccgGCTTccagctcagctgcctcctctccctACAGCAGCACCCAACAACCGTCTCCAAAGCAAGAAGAGGCCAGTGAGCAGCCGCTGCCATCACCACCTCTTTTGCTGCCTGTACCAGCAGTCAATAGTAACAGCCGCAGCACCAGCCTgagcaggggaagtggcagcaagTGGGTTGCAGATGGTGAAGAGGCGGTCACCAGGGTGTGGCCAGTGTCAGCTGCCTGCACCACTGTAGAGATGCATGAGCCACCACCGCTCATGGACACTCGGCGCTTAAGCAGAGCTAGTAAGTCAAACAGCAGTAGAGCTAGGTCAGATGACTTAGCCGTGTAG